One window from the genome of Grus americana isolate bGruAme1 chromosome 2, bGruAme1.mat, whole genome shotgun sequence encodes:
- the LOC129202507 gene encoding elongation factor 1-delta-like isoform X1: MAVDYFMHEKIWFEKYKYDDAERRFYEQMNGPVSSSSQQQENGASTILRDIARARENIQKSLAGQKTAPRSKEAPSARHKRQSGRSTSASTTSGPAGDQNELLSRISHLEVENQNLRSVVADLQMAIFKLESRLNALEKSSTSHQPSPVPPTQKVEPFSVPSKKVELPSASPAKKAEPAAAEEDDDDDIDLFGSDDEEEDQEAAKVREERLRQYAEKKAKKPGLIAKSSILLDVKPWDDETDMVKMEECVRSIHMDGLVWGASKLVPVGYGIKKLQIQCVVEDDKVGTDILEEEITKFEDYVQSVDIAAFNKI, translated from the exons atggcAGTCGACTACTTTATGCATGAGAAGATCTGGTTTGAGAAATACAAGTATGATGATGCTGAGAGAAGATTCTATGAGCAGATGAATGGGCCAGTTAGCAGCTCTTCACAGCAGCAG GAGAACGGAGCCAGCACGATCCTACGCGACATTGCCAGAGCCAGGGAGAATATCCAGAAATCGCTGGCCGGA CAGAAGACAGCTCCTCGTAGTAAAGAAGCTCCTTCTGCCCGTCACAAGAGGCAGTCAGGCCGCTCAACT AGTGCAAGCACAACTTCTGGGCCTGCTGGTGACCAAAATGAACTCCTTTCCAGAATTTCTCACCTGGAGGTAGAAAATCAAAACCTTCGCAGTG TTGTTGCAGACCTTCAGATGGCCATCTTCAAGTTGGAAAGCCGCTTGAATGCTCTGGAAAAGTCATCTACCTCCCACCAGCCCTCACCAGTTCCTCCAACGCAG AAAGTGGAACCATTCAGTGTTCCCTCCAAGAAAGTGGAGCTCCCATCTGCTTCACCGGCAAAGAAAGCTGAGCCAGCcgctgcagaggaagatgacGATGATGACATCGACCTTTTTGGTAGtgatgatgaagaggaagaCCAAGAGGCTGCCAAAGTCCGAGAGGAGAGACTGCGTCAGTACGCAGAGAAGAAGGCCAAGAAACCGGGTCTTATTGCCAAGTCTTCTATCCTTCTGGATGTGAAGCCA TGGGATGATGAGACTGATATGGTGAAGATGGAGGAGTGTGTCCGCTCCATCCACATGGATGGGCTGGTGTGGGGAGCCTCCAAACTGGTCCCAGTAGGTTATGGCATTAAGAAGCTCCAGATCCAGTGCGTAGTGGAGGATGACAAGGTCGGAACAGACATCCTGGAGGAGGAGATCACCAAGTTTGAAGACTAC gTGCAGAGTGTTGACATTGCTGCTTTCAACAAGATCTAG
- the LOC129202507 gene encoding elongation factor 1-delta-like isoform X4 codes for MAVDYFMHEKIWFEKYKYDDAERRFYEQMNGPVSSSSQQQQKTAPRSKEAPSARHKRQSGRSTSASTTSGPAGDQNELLSRISHLEVENQNLRSVVADLQMAIFKLESRLNALEKSSTSHQPSPVPPTQKVEPFSVPSKKVELPSASPAKKAEPAAAEEDDDDDIDLFGSDDEEEDQEAAKVREERLRQYAEKKAKKPGLIAKSSILLDVKPWDDETDMVKMEECVRSIHMDGLVWGASKLVPVGYGIKKLQIQCVVEDDKVGTDILEEEITKFEDYVQSVDIAAFNKI; via the exons atggcAGTCGACTACTTTATGCATGAGAAGATCTGGTTTGAGAAATACAAGTATGATGATGCTGAGAGAAGATTCTATGAGCAGATGAATGGGCCAGTTAGCAGCTCTTCACAGCAGCAG CAGAAGACAGCTCCTCGTAGTAAAGAAGCTCCTTCTGCCCGTCACAAGAGGCAGTCAGGCCGCTCAACT AGTGCAAGCACAACTTCTGGGCCTGCTGGTGACCAAAATGAACTCCTTTCCAGAATTTCTCACCTGGAGGTAGAAAATCAAAACCTTCGCAGTG TTGTTGCAGACCTTCAGATGGCCATCTTCAAGTTGGAAAGCCGCTTGAATGCTCTGGAAAAGTCATCTACCTCCCACCAGCCCTCACCAGTTCCTCCAACGCAG AAAGTGGAACCATTCAGTGTTCCCTCCAAGAAAGTGGAGCTCCCATCTGCTTCACCGGCAAAGAAAGCTGAGCCAGCcgctgcagaggaagatgacGATGATGACATCGACCTTTTTGGTAGtgatgatgaagaggaagaCCAAGAGGCTGCCAAAGTCCGAGAGGAGAGACTGCGTCAGTACGCAGAGAAGAAGGCCAAGAAACCGGGTCTTATTGCCAAGTCTTCTATCCTTCTGGATGTGAAGCCA TGGGATGATGAGACTGATATGGTGAAGATGGAGGAGTGTGTCCGCTCCATCCACATGGATGGGCTGGTGTGGGGAGCCTCCAAACTGGTCCCAGTAGGTTATGGCATTAAGAAGCTCCAGATCCAGTGCGTAGTGGAGGATGACAAGGTCGGAACAGACATCCTGGAGGAGGAGATCACCAAGTTTGAAGACTAC gTGCAGAGTGTTGACATTGCTGCTTTCAACAAGATCTAG
- the LOC129202507 gene encoding elongation factor 1-delta-like isoform X5, with protein sequence MAVDYFMHEKIWFEKYKYDDAERRFYEQMNGPVSSSSQQQSASTTSGPAGDQNELLSRISHLEVENQNLRSVVADLQMAIFKLESRLNALEKSSTSHQPSPVPPTQKVEPFSVPSKKVELPSASPAKKAEPAAAEEDDDDDIDLFGSDDEEEDQEAAKVREERLRQYAEKKAKKPGLIAKSSILLDVKPWDDETDMVKMEECVRSIHMDGLVWGASKLVPVGYGIKKLQIQCVVEDDKVGTDILEEEITKFEDYVQSVDIAAFNKI encoded by the exons atggcAGTCGACTACTTTATGCATGAGAAGATCTGGTTTGAGAAATACAAGTATGATGATGCTGAGAGAAGATTCTATGAGCAGATGAATGGGCCAGTTAGCAGCTCTTCACAGCAGCAG AGTGCAAGCACAACTTCTGGGCCTGCTGGTGACCAAAATGAACTCCTTTCCAGAATTTCTCACCTGGAGGTAGAAAATCAAAACCTTCGCAGTG TTGTTGCAGACCTTCAGATGGCCATCTTCAAGTTGGAAAGCCGCTTGAATGCTCTGGAAAAGTCATCTACCTCCCACCAGCCCTCACCAGTTCCTCCAACGCAG AAAGTGGAACCATTCAGTGTTCCCTCCAAGAAAGTGGAGCTCCCATCTGCTTCACCGGCAAAGAAAGCTGAGCCAGCcgctgcagaggaagatgacGATGATGACATCGACCTTTTTGGTAGtgatgatgaagaggaagaCCAAGAGGCTGCCAAAGTCCGAGAGGAGAGACTGCGTCAGTACGCAGAGAAGAAGGCCAAGAAACCGGGTCTTATTGCCAAGTCTTCTATCCTTCTGGATGTGAAGCCA TGGGATGATGAGACTGATATGGTGAAGATGGAGGAGTGTGTCCGCTCCATCCACATGGATGGGCTGGTGTGGGGAGCCTCCAAACTGGTCCCAGTAGGTTATGGCATTAAGAAGCTCCAGATCCAGTGCGTAGTGGAGGATGACAAGGTCGGAACAGACATCCTGGAGGAGGAGATCACCAAGTTTGAAGACTAC gTGCAGAGTGTTGACATTGCTGCTTTCAACAAGATCTAG
- the LOC129202507 gene encoding elongation factor 1-delta-like isoform X3: MAVDYFMHEKIWFEKYKYDDAERRFYEQMNGPVSSSSQQQENGASTILRDIARARENIQKSLAGSASTTSGPAGDQNELLSRISHLEVENQNLRSVVADLQMAIFKLESRLNALEKSSTSHQPSPVPPTQKVEPFSVPSKKVELPSASPAKKAEPAAAEEDDDDDIDLFGSDDEEEDQEAAKVREERLRQYAEKKAKKPGLIAKSSILLDVKPWDDETDMVKMEECVRSIHMDGLVWGASKLVPVGYGIKKLQIQCVVEDDKVGTDILEEEITKFEDYVQSVDIAAFNKI, encoded by the exons atggcAGTCGACTACTTTATGCATGAGAAGATCTGGTTTGAGAAATACAAGTATGATGATGCTGAGAGAAGATTCTATGAGCAGATGAATGGGCCAGTTAGCAGCTCTTCACAGCAGCAG GAGAACGGAGCCAGCACGATCCTACGCGACATTGCCAGAGCCAGGGAGAATATCCAGAAATCGCTGGCCGGA AGTGCAAGCACAACTTCTGGGCCTGCTGGTGACCAAAATGAACTCCTTTCCAGAATTTCTCACCTGGAGGTAGAAAATCAAAACCTTCGCAGTG TTGTTGCAGACCTTCAGATGGCCATCTTCAAGTTGGAAAGCCGCTTGAATGCTCTGGAAAAGTCATCTACCTCCCACCAGCCCTCACCAGTTCCTCCAACGCAG AAAGTGGAACCATTCAGTGTTCCCTCCAAGAAAGTGGAGCTCCCATCTGCTTCACCGGCAAAGAAAGCTGAGCCAGCcgctgcagaggaagatgacGATGATGACATCGACCTTTTTGGTAGtgatgatgaagaggaagaCCAAGAGGCTGCCAAAGTCCGAGAGGAGAGACTGCGTCAGTACGCAGAGAAGAAGGCCAAGAAACCGGGTCTTATTGCCAAGTCTTCTATCCTTCTGGATGTGAAGCCA TGGGATGATGAGACTGATATGGTGAAGATGGAGGAGTGTGTCCGCTCCATCCACATGGATGGGCTGGTGTGGGGAGCCTCCAAACTGGTCCCAGTAGGTTATGGCATTAAGAAGCTCCAGATCCAGTGCGTAGTGGAGGATGACAAGGTCGGAACAGACATCCTGGAGGAGGAGATCACCAAGTTTGAAGACTAC gTGCAGAGTGTTGACATTGCTGCTTTCAACAAGATCTAG
- the LOC129202507 gene encoding elongation factor 1-delta-like isoform X2, with translation MAVDYFMHEKIWFEKYKYDDAERRFYEQMNGPVSSSSQQQENGASTILRDIARARENIQKSLAGKTAPRSKEAPSARHKRQSGRSTSASTTSGPAGDQNELLSRISHLEVENQNLRSVVADLQMAIFKLESRLNALEKSSTSHQPSPVPPTQKVEPFSVPSKKVELPSASPAKKAEPAAAEEDDDDDIDLFGSDDEEEDQEAAKVREERLRQYAEKKAKKPGLIAKSSILLDVKPWDDETDMVKMEECVRSIHMDGLVWGASKLVPVGYGIKKLQIQCVVEDDKVGTDILEEEITKFEDYVQSVDIAAFNKI, from the exons atggcAGTCGACTACTTTATGCATGAGAAGATCTGGTTTGAGAAATACAAGTATGATGATGCTGAGAGAAGATTCTATGAGCAGATGAATGGGCCAGTTAGCAGCTCTTCACAGCAGCAG GAGAACGGAGCCAGCACGATCCTACGCGACATTGCCAGAGCCAGGGAGAATATCCAGAAATCGCTGGCCGGA AAGACAGCTCCTCGTAGTAAAGAAGCTCCTTCTGCCCGTCACAAGAGGCAGTCAGGCCGCTCAACT AGTGCAAGCACAACTTCTGGGCCTGCTGGTGACCAAAATGAACTCCTTTCCAGAATTTCTCACCTGGAGGTAGAAAATCAAAACCTTCGCAGTG TTGTTGCAGACCTTCAGATGGCCATCTTCAAGTTGGAAAGCCGCTTGAATGCTCTGGAAAAGTCATCTACCTCCCACCAGCCCTCACCAGTTCCTCCAACGCAG AAAGTGGAACCATTCAGTGTTCCCTCCAAGAAAGTGGAGCTCCCATCTGCTTCACCGGCAAAGAAAGCTGAGCCAGCcgctgcagaggaagatgacGATGATGACATCGACCTTTTTGGTAGtgatgatgaagaggaagaCCAAGAGGCTGCCAAAGTCCGAGAGGAGAGACTGCGTCAGTACGCAGAGAAGAAGGCCAAGAAACCGGGTCTTATTGCCAAGTCTTCTATCCTTCTGGATGTGAAGCCA TGGGATGATGAGACTGATATGGTGAAGATGGAGGAGTGTGTCCGCTCCATCCACATGGATGGGCTGGTGTGGGGAGCCTCCAAACTGGTCCCAGTAGGTTATGGCATTAAGAAGCTCCAGATCCAGTGCGTAGTGGAGGATGACAAGGTCGGAACAGACATCCTGGAGGAGGAGATCACCAAGTTTGAAGACTAC gTGCAGAGTGTTGACATTGCTGCTTTCAACAAGATCTAG